The genomic segment GCCCACGCCCGCCCACGCGGAAGCACTCGTCGGTGTCGGAAACCTTCCATCTGGCAATCTCGATCAGGCAATCGAGGCGTTGCCTTGGGGTGAAGTCTACGATATTACCGAACCCCTGTCGGTGGAAGCGGCCCGGATCGCCGACGAAATCGGGCCGGAGAGGCCGTATCTCGGCGGCGTTGATGCGCTCGTGGCTGCTGTCGGTCGAGAACTCGACGCA from the Haloarcula pelagica genome contains:
- a CDS encoding PIN domain-containing protein — protein: MSGHPSTEKYYKSNGGDELWVMPTPAHAEALVGVGNLPSGNLDQAIEALPWGEVYDITEPLSVEAARIADEIGPERPYLGGVDALVAAVGRELDAPVVSADGDLTHDETKQVIDVEEYR